The genomic stretch GGGACTACAAGGGCTCCTTCGACGACATCTTCGAGCGCTTCCGCGTGCCGGAGGACCCCAGCTTCTACGTCAACGCGCCCACGCGCACCGACGCGTCCCTGGCGCCCGAGGGCAAGGATGCGCTCTACGTGCTGGTGCCCGTGCCGCACCAGCACCCGGACCTGGACTGGAAGGTGGAGGGGCCCAGGGTGCGCGCGAAGTTCTTCGCGCGCATGGCGGAGCTGGGCTTCCCGTCGCTGGAGTCGGACATCGAGGTGGAGCGCGTCTTCACCCCCGATGACTGGGCCGGCACCTTCAACCTGGCGCGTGGCAGCGCCTTCGGCCTGTCCCAGAACTTCACGCAGATTGGCCCTTTCCGTCCGTCCAACCAGGACGCGCGGGTGAAGAACCTCTTCTTCGTGGGTGCTTCCACGCAGCCGGGAACGGGGCTGCCCACGGTGCTCATCTCCGCGCGGCTGGTGACGGAGCGGCTGATGACGTGGGCCCATGTGCAGGGCGTTTCGCTGTCGCCTCGGGCGGCCGCCGCCACGCCGCTGGAAGGGGTGGCCGCGTGAGCCCGCCTGTCGACAAGGCGCTGGTGGAGCGCGGCTATGTGCTGGCGAAGCAGGTGACGCGCCATCACGCCAAGAGCTTCTTCTTCGCCTCGTACCTGCTCTTCGGCCTGCGCCGGAAGGCGGCGTTCGCGCTCTACGCCTTCTGCCGGCGCCTGGACGACATGGTGGACGGGGACGACGCGGTGAGCGCGGCCGATGCGTTGCCGGTGCGGCTGGCGCGGGCGCGGCAGCGCGTGGCGGAGCTGTACCTGCCCATGCCGGAGCTGGCCTCGCGCGAGCTGGGTCCGCCCGCGGACCGGGTGAAGGGCAGCGCGGCCGCGACGCCGTGGGACGCGCGGGAGTTCGCCGCGCTCGAGCACACGGTGCGCCACTTCCGGATTCCGGAGCAGCCCTTCCAGGACCTCATCTCCGGCATGGAGATGGACTTGACGAAGCACCGCTACACCACCTGGGCGGAGCTGGACCTCTACTGCTACCGCGTGGCGGGTGTGGTGGGGCTGATGCTGACGCCGGTGCTGGGGTGCTCGGACGCGGCGGCGGTGGAGCCCGCGGCCGACCTGGGCCGGGCCATGCAGCTCACCAACATCCTCCGCGACGTGCGCGAGGACCTGGAGCGCGGCCGGGTGTACCTGCCCGCCGAGGAGCTGGCCGCCTTCGGATTGTCGGAGGACGACTTGCGGCGCGGACAGGTGGACGCGCGCTGGCGGTCCTTCATGCGCTTCCAGGTGGAGCGCTCGCGGGCGTACTACGCGCGGGCGGCGGCCGGCGTGCGCTACCTGACGGGCTTCGGCAGTCAGCGGATGGTGCGGCTGATGGGCGCCATCTACGGCGACATCCTGCGCGACATCGAAGCGCGCGACTACGACGTGTTCAGCGCCCGGGCCCACGTGACGACGCGCCGCAAGCTCGCGCTGGCTTCCGCGGCCATGGTGCGGCCCGCCGCGGTGCTGCCCGTCCCCCAGGGCGAGGTGCGCATGCCGCTGCTTCCCACCGGGACGGGCGGGTGAGGGCGTCATGCGTGGCGATGGAATGAAGACGGAGCTTCGGCGGCGCATGGGAGGTGGAGCATGAAGCGCACCCGCGTCGCGGTGGTGGGGGGCGGCATTGGTGGACTGACGGCCGCCGGGCTGCTGGCGAAGGAAGGGCACGAGGTGACGCTGTTCGAGCGAGGCACCTCGCTGGGCGGCAAGGCCCAGGCCGTCACCGTGAATGGCATCACCCTGGACACGGGGCCCACGTTGCTGACGCTGCCGCACCTGGTGCGTGGCACCTTCCAGCAACTGGGCGCCGAGGACCTGCTGCCGCGCTTCACGGAGCTGGAGCCGCAGTGCGCCTACCGCTTCGAGGACGGGTGTGACTTCACGGCCTACAAGGACGTGGAGCGGATGGCGGAGAGCGCGGCGGGTGTCCGCCCGGGTGAGCGCGACGGCATCCGCAGCTTCTACACGGAGGCCGAGGCCATCTGGCGGGCCGCGGGCGAGCCCTACCTGGAAGCCCCCTTCGAGGGCATGGCTGGCTTCATGACGCGCGTGGCGAAGCGCGGCGTGGGGGCCGTCATGGCGGGGATGAAGATGGGCACGCTGCACGAGCTGGCGGCCCGGCACTTCAAGACGGACCACCTGCGGCAGTACGTGGGCCGCTTCGCCACGTACACGGGCGCGTCACCCTACGAGGCCAGCGCGGCCTTCGCGCTGATTCCCCACATCGAGCATGCCTATGGCGTGCACCACGTCCGCGGCGGCATCGGCGCGCTGGTGGATGCGCTGGGGCAGGCCGTGCGCCGGCTGGGCGTGCGCATCCACCTGGACACGCGGGCTCGCTTCGAGCGCACGCGAGAGGGCTACCAGGTGGGCCCGCAGGAGGGCATGGAGCGCTTCGACAGCGTGGTGGTGAACGCGGACCCGCTGGAGCGGCTCGCTCGCGCGGAGGAGCCGCTGGCGCTGTCTGGCTTCGTGTTGCTGTTGGAGGTGGAGGGCCGCATCGCTCTACCGCACCACACGGTGCTCTTCGGCGGTGATTACCGGCGCGAGTTCGACGAGCTGTTCGGCGGGCAGCTCGCGTCCGACCCGACGGTGTACTTCTGCAACCCCTCCGCCACCGACGAGAGCATGGTGCCTCCGGGCCGCACCGGGTTGTTCGTCATGGTCAACGCGCCCGCGCTGCCCGTGGACGCGCGCGGCGCGGAGCATGCCACCCGCGACTGGGAAGCAGGCGCCGAGCGCGTGAAGGCGCAGATGCTGGAGCGCCTGTGCCGGCACTACCCGGCGCTCAAGGGGCGCGT from Myxococcus xanthus encodes the following:
- a CDS encoding phytoene/squalene synthase family protein, with the translated sequence MSPPVDKALVERGYVLAKQVTRHHAKSFFFASYLLFGLRRKAAFALYAFCRRLDDMVDGDDAVSAADALPVRLARARQRVAELYLPMPELASRELGPPADRVKGSAAATPWDAREFAALEHTVRHFRIPEQPFQDLISGMEMDLTKHRYTTWAELDLYCYRVAGVVGLMLTPVLGCSDAAAVEPAADLGRAMQLTNILRDVREDLERGRVYLPAEELAAFGLSEDDLRRGQVDARWRSFMRFQVERSRAYYARAAAGVRYLTGFGSQRMVRLMGAIYGDILRDIEARDYDVFSARAHVTTRRKLALASAAMVRPAAVLPVPQGEVRMPLLPTGTGG
- a CDS encoding phytoene desaturase family protein; this translates as MKRTRVAVVGGGIGGLTAAGLLAKEGHEVTLFERGTSLGGKAQAVTVNGITLDTGPTLLTLPHLVRGTFQQLGAEDLLPRFTELEPQCAYRFEDGCDFTAYKDVERMAESAAGVRPGERDGIRSFYTEAEAIWRAAGEPYLEAPFEGMAGFMTRVAKRGVGAVMAGMKMGTLHELAARHFKTDHLRQYVGRFATYTGASPYEASAAFALIPHIEHAYGVHHVRGGIGALVDALGQAVRRLGVRIHLDTRARFERTREGYQVGPQEGMERFDSVVVNADPLERLARAEEPLALSGFVLLLEVEGRIALPHHTVLFGGDYRREFDELFGGQLASDPTVYFCNPSATDESMVPPGRTGLFVMVNAPALPVDARGAEHATRDWEAGAERVKAQMLERLCRHYPALKGRVRVIGQRSPVDLAAQGAPGGSIYGFLPHGKFGPFRRPRIRGNTPGLFFAGGGTHPGGGVPLVMLSGRFAAELASQHLRRDA